Proteins found in one Channa argus isolate prfri chromosome 7, Channa argus male v1.0, whole genome shotgun sequence genomic segment:
- the si:ch211-105c13.3 gene encoding protein S100-A13: MESAIKTIVTTFVSSARGKENLDGKAFEKMVKKQLGSIMEDTDSGSAIKEMQKGLDENSDGKVSFQEYLTLVGYLANSLSQRNSGSNADTS; this comes from the exons ATGGAGTCAGCCATTAAGACAATTGTGACCACATTTGTTAGCTCTGCCAGAGGGAAGGAAAACCTAGATGGGAAAGCCTTTGAGAAAATGGTAAAGAAACAGCTTGGTAGCATCATGGAG GATACagacagtggctctgccattaAGGAGATGCAGAAGGGACTAGATGAGAACAGCGATGGAAAGGTCAGCTTCCAGGAATACCTCACTTTGGTTGGCTACCTGGCCAATTCCCTCAGTCAGCGCAATAGTGGATCAAATGCAGACACTTCGTAG
- the s100t gene encoding S100 calcium binding protein T, which translates to MYLRRCPPHLSLQLLLPFLSSPDQQARTRPLLRMSLPNPENASTLENAMQLLIQTFHKYSGKEGDKYTLSRAELKEMLITELGNYLGNAQDKEAADKVMGDLDSNNDGEVDFTEFIILVGALTVACNDFFLEYNDKQEKKK; encoded by the exons ATGTATTTAAGACGATGTCCTCCTCATCTTTCCCTTCAGTTATTAttgccttttctctcttcacctgACCAGCAGGCCAGAACTCGTCCTCTGCTCAG AATGTCTTTGCCCAACCCGGAGAACGCTTCCACCCTGGAGAATGCCATGCAGCTCCTAATCCAGACCTTCCATAAGTACTCTGGAAAAGAAGGAGACAAATACACACTGAGCAGGGCTGAACTCAAAGAAATGCTTATCACAGAGCTCGGCAACTACCTCGGG AATGCTCAGGATAAGGAAGCAGCGGATAAGGTTATGGGCGACCTGGATTCCAACAATGATGGAGAGGTAGATTTTACTGAGTTCATCATACTGGTTGGGGCTCTTACTGTTGCTTGTAATGACTTCTTCTTGGAGTACAACGACAAGcaagagaagaagaagtga
- the chrnb2 gene encoding neuronal acetylcholine receptor subunit beta-2, whose protein sequence is MMDDSPSPPPLLMLVVLLAIAGGGLGADTEERLVEHLLNPAHYNKLIRPATNGSELVTVQLMVSLAQLISVHEREQVMTTNVWLTQEWQDYRLTWVPEEFDGMMKVRLPSKHIWLPDVVLYNNADGVYEVSFYSNAVVSYDGSIFWLPPAIYKSACKIEVKHFPFDQQNCTLRFRSWTYDRTEIDLVLRADVASMDDFTPSGEWDIIALPGRRNENPADPTYVDITYDFIIRRKPLFYTINLIIPCVLITSLAILVFYLPSDCGEKMTLCISVLLALTVFLLLISKIVPPTSLDVPLVGKYLMFTMVLVTFSIVTSVCVLNVHHRSPTTHTMPPWVKLVFLNKLPALLFMRQPRNSCERQRLRQRRRAHEQKEGGRSGEAGALMVGLGLGSSGGNGAGTSTGLFGKNDSEPCTCYVNRASVKQFGGDLGTSGAGSMDGLNRVREGREGGSGNLGRGKQAAGGPALTQALLAQACPGFEEAVEGVRFIANHMKSEDDDQSVSEDWKYVAMVIDRLFLWIFVFVCVFGTVGMFLQPLFQNYTAKTITNTPG, encoded by the exons GCGGCCTCGGGGCAGACACTGAGGAGCGGTTGGTGGAGCATCTCCTAAACCCTGCCCACTACAACAAACTAATCCGTCCCGCGACTAATGGGTCCGAGCTGGTTACTGTGCAGCTGATGGTGTCACTGGCCCAACTCATCAGTGTG CATGAACGAGAGCAGGTGATGACCACTAACGTCTGGCTAACGCAG GAGTGGCAGGATTATCGTCTGACTTGGGTCCCAGAGGAGTTTGATGGAATGATGAAGGTCAGGCTGCCCTCAAAACACATCTGGTTGCCTGACGTAGTGCTCTACAACAA TGCTGATGGGGTTTATGAGGTGTCGTTCTACTCTAACGCGGTGGTCTCCTATGATGGAAGTATCTTCTGGTTGCCACCGGCCATCTATAAGTCAGCTTGTAAGATTGAGGTCAAGCACTTCCCCTTCGACCAGCAGAACTGCACTCTACGCTTCCGCTCCTGGACCTATGACCGCACAGAGATAGATCTGGTGCTCCGCGCTGATGTGGCCAGCATGGATGACTTCACACCTAGTGGAGAGTGGGATATTATCGCTCTGCCAGGCAGACGAAACGAGAACCCAGCTGACCCCACCTATGTGGACATAACGTATGACTTCATTATCCGTAGGAAGCCTCTTTTTTACACCATCAACCTCATCATCCCGTGTGTGCTCATCACTTCTCTGGCCATCCTGGTGTTCTACCTCCCCTCAGACTGCGGAGAGAAGATGACGCTCTGCATCTCAGTGCTGCTGGCTCTTACTGTGTTCCTCTTGCTCATCTCCAAGATTGTTCCACCCACTTCACTAGATGTCCCTCTGGTGGGGAAGTACCTGATGTTTACCATGGTCCTGGTCACCTTCTCTATCGTCACCAGCGTTTGTGTGCTCAACGTCCATCACCGCTCGCCCACCACACACACGATGCCCCCCTGGGTTAAACTGGTCTTCCTCAACAAGCTTCCTGCCCTGCTCTTCATGCGCCAGCCCCGGAACAGCTGTGAGCGCCAGAGACTGCGCCAAAGAAGACGGGCGCATGAGCAGAAGGAAGGTGGGCGCAGTGGGGAGGCAGGGGCCTTGATGGTGGGCCTCGGGCTGGGCAGTTCTGGTGGGAATGGTGCCGGAACATCCACAGGGCTGTTTGGCAAGAATGACAGTGAACCTTGTACCTGCTATGTAAACCGGGCATCAGTGAAACAGTTTGGAGGAGATCTGGGAACATCCGGAGCAGGATCCATGGACGGTCTGAACAGGGTCAGGGAGGGCCGGGAGGGGGGGTCTGGGAACCTGGGAAGAGGAAAGCAAGCAGCAGGAGGTCCTGCTCTGACTCAGGCCCTGCTGGCTCAAGCTTGTCCAGGCTTTGAGGAGGCTGTGGAAGGAGTACGCTTCATTGCCAACCACATGAAGAGTGAGGATGACGACCAAAGT GTGAGCGAGGACTGGAAGTACGTTGCCATGGTGATAGACCGCCTCTTCCTTTggatctttgtgtttgtgtgcgtgtttggcACAGTTGGCATGTTTCTTCAGCCTCTCTTCCAGAATTACACAGCCAAGACCATTACCAACACACCAGGCTGA